One Cervus canadensis isolate Bull #8, Minnesota chromosome 12, ASM1932006v1, whole genome shotgun sequence DNA window includes the following coding sequences:
- the LOC122451109 gene encoding small ubiquitin-related modifier 3-like — MSRLPGRCPLSRCPLSATMSQEKPKESVKRKKGHINPKVAGQDGSRVQFKIKRHAPLRKLIKASCQRQGLSMRRIRFRFDGQPVNETDAPTQLEMDDENTIDVFQQQTEGWGVGLQRGQLPLGGGGGL, encoded by the coding sequence ATGAGTCGCTTGCCTGGGCGCTGCCCGCTGTCCCGCTGCCCTCTGAGCGCAACCATGTCCCAGGAGAAGCCCAAGGAGAGCGTGAAGAGGAAAAAGGGCCACATCAACCCTAAGGTTGCCGGGCAGGATGGCTCCAGGGTCCAGTTCAAGATCAAGAGACACGCACCGCTCCGCAAGCTGATAAAGGCCTCCTGCCAGCGCCAGGGCTTGTCCATGAGACGGATTCGATTCAGGTTTGATGGACAACCAGTTAATGAAACAGACGCCCCAACACAGCTGGAGATGGACGATGAGAACACCATCGATGTGTTCCAGCAGCAgacggaggggtggggggtggggctccaGCGGGGCCAGCTGCCtcttgggggagggggcggcctCTAG